A genomic segment from Blastocatellia bacterium encodes:
- a CDS encoding ATP-dependent Clp protease ATP-binding subunit, which yields MFERYTEKARRVIFFARYEASQLGASAIEAEHILLGLLREDKGLASRFLRSLTAIEAIRREIESRAVIRDKVSTSVELPLSQEARRILNYAAEESERLGHRHIGTEHLLLGLLREENSLAAELLAERGLRLHHVRDELIRSSTAERIQQAKKETPHIAEFSRDLTEMALAGKLDPLIGREAELERVIQILCRRTKNNPCLIGEPGVGKTAIVEGLAQRIVAGDVPPFLRNKRIVALDLSLIVAGTKYRGQFEERLKAIMRELIENTQYIVFIDELHTLVGAGSAEGSLDAANILKPALSRGEIQCIGATVPSEYRKTIEKDRSLERRFQAVKVPPPSEEETIAILMGIKERYEAYHHVRYTDEAIRAAVYYSNRYIPDRFLPDKGIDLIDEAGARVKLRHAAMQADRRRRSMPTDIGHLLFRPRYRFYTDEPESDFESDCILEVTKEDIEEVISRWTGIPVTAIKEEEQQKLLRIEQELHKRVVSQDEAISALARAIRRSRAGLKNPNRPVGSFLFLGPTGVGKTEVARSLAEFLFGSERAMIRFDMSEFMEKHSVAKLIGSPPGYVGHEEGGQLTEKIKRNPYSVVLLDEIEKAHPDIFNILLQVFEDGRLTDSLGNTVDCRNAIFIMTSNIGARFIQKRGHVGFQASPEQSLQKIEEEVMHAVHQTFNPEFLNRLDEIIIFRPLGDEDLLKIVDLMVSQMNRTMAHVGIEVRLTDEAKAWIVQKTCSDRTYGARPLRRALQKYIEDPLSEAIIQKRFVEGSIVEVYLEGGESLQFRLAEVENPDDAVLTR from the coding sequence ATGTTTGAACGCTACACGGAAAAGGCACGTCGCGTCATCTTCTTTGCCCGCTATGAAGCCAGCCAGTTGGGGGCCAGCGCGATTGAAGCGGAACACATTCTGCTGGGGCTGCTCCGCGAAGACAAAGGGTTGGCCAGTCGCTTCCTGCGCTCGTTGACGGCCATTGAGGCTATCCGGCGGGAGATCGAAAGTCGCGCCGTCATCCGGGACAAGGTCTCCACCTCGGTGGAGCTTCCGCTCAGTCAGGAAGCTCGGCGGATTTTGAATTATGCCGCCGAAGAATCCGAGCGCCTCGGTCATCGTCACATCGGCACGGAGCACCTGCTGCTGGGATTGCTCCGGGAGGAAAATTCCCTGGCGGCGGAACTGCTGGCCGAGCGCGGGCTACGGCTCCATCACGTCCGCGATGAACTGATTCGATCGAGCACGGCCGAGCGCATTCAGCAGGCCAAGAAGGAGACGCCCCACATTGCCGAATTCAGTCGGGATCTGACGGAGATGGCGCTGGCCGGTAAGCTCGATCCACTCATCGGGCGAGAGGCCGAACTCGAACGGGTGATCCAGATTCTCTGTCGCCGGACCAAGAACAATCCCTGCTTGATCGGCGAGCCGGGCGTGGGCAAGACGGCGATTGTGGAAGGGCTGGCGCAGCGCATCGTCGCCGGAGATGTGCCCCCCTTCCTGCGGAACAAACGGATCGTGGCCCTCGATCTGAGCCTCATTGTCGCGGGCACGAAATATCGCGGCCAGTTTGAGGAGCGCCTCAAAGCGATCATGCGCGAGTTGATCGAGAACACGCAATACATCGTCTTCATTGATGAGCTGCATACGCTCGTCGGCGCCGGCAGCGCCGAGGGCTCGCTCGATGCCGCCAATATCCTCAAACCGGCTCTGTCACGAGGCGAGATTCAATGCATCGGCGCGACCGTTCCCTCCGAATATCGCAAGACGATCGAGAAGGACCGTTCGCTCGAACGTCGCTTCCAGGCCGTCAAAGTCCCGCCCCCCTCGGAAGAAGAAACCATCGCCATCCTCATGGGGATCAAGGAGCGGTACGAGGCGTATCATCACGTCCGGTACACCGACGAGGCCATTCGCGCCGCCGTTTACTACTCCAACCGCTATATTCCCGACCGCTTTCTCCCCGACAAAGGCATTGACCTGATTGACGAGGCCGGGGCTCGCGTCAAGCTCCGCCACGCGGCCATGCAAGCCGACCGGCGACGGCGCAGCATGCCCACCGACATCGGGCATCTGCTCTTCCGTCCGCGCTACCGCTTCTACACCGATGAGCCGGAATCGGACTTCGAGAGCGACTGCATCCTCGAAGTGACCAAGGAAGATATCGAGGAAGTGATCTCGCGCTGGACGGGGATCCCGGTCACAGCGATCAAGGAAGAAGAGCAACAGAAACTCCTCCGCATCGAGCAGGAGCTGCACAAGCGCGTGGTGAGCCAGGATGAAGCCATCTCGGCGCTGGCGCGGGCGATTCGACGGTCGCGGGCGGGATTGAAGAATCCCAATCGGCCCGTCGGCAGTTTCCTCTTCCTCGGCCCCACCGGCGTCGGCAAAACGGAAGTCGCCCGCAGTCTGGCCGAATTCCTCTTCGGCAGCGAACGGGCGATGATTCGCTTCGATATGTCCGAGTTCATGGAGAAACACTCGGTCGCCAAACTCATCGGCTCGCCACCGGGATATGTCGGACACGAGGAGGGCGGTCAACTGACCGAGAAGATCAAGCGAAATCCCTACTCGGTCGTTCTGCTCGATGAAATCGAGAAGGCGCATCCCGACATCTTCAACATCCTCTTGCAGGTATTCGAGGATGGTCGTCTCACCGACAGCCTGGGCAACACGGTGGATTGTCGCAATGCCATCTTCATCATGACCTCGAACATCGGAGCCCGCTTCATCCAGAAGCGCGGCCACGTGGGATTCCAGGCCTCCCCGGAACAGTCCCTGCAGAAGATCGAAGAGGAGGTCATGCACGCCGTTCATCAAACGTTCAATCCGGAATTTCTCAACCGGCTCGATGAGATCATCATCTTCCGACCTCTGGGCGACGAGGATTTGTTGAAGATCGTGGACCTGATGGTATCGCAGATGAACCGGACGATGGCGCATGTCGGGATCGAGGTGCGGCTCACGGACGAAGCCAAGGCCTGGATCGTGCAGAAGACCTGTTCGGATCGAACCTACGGAG
- a CDS encoding ABC transporter ATP-binding protein yields MSELARGPMEMSRPPAERSRILLRAERLNKIYTSGPAPVHVLRDLELTIAAGEIVAIVGASGAGKSTLLHLLGGLDRPTSGTVFFDEFDIFSQGDIDLARYRNQTVGFVFQFAALLPEFTALENVMMPLLIGGMTRSEAAVRARAMLESVGLGERAAHRPAQLSGGEQQRVALARALVHQPRLLLADEPTGNLDSRTGESVFLVLKQLHRQRGLTSVIVTHNERLASGCDRVLHLSDGQIRRE; encoded by the coding sequence ATGAGTGAGCTGGCACGGGGACCCATGGAGATGAGCCGTCCACCGGCCGAGCGATCTCGGATCCTCCTTCGTGCCGAACGGCTCAACAAGATTTACACGAGCGGTCCTGCACCCGTGCATGTGTTGCGCGATCTGGAATTGACGATTGCCGCCGGGGAGATCGTGGCGATTGTCGGAGCTTCTGGCGCGGGCAAATCAACCTTGCTCCATCTGCTGGGGGGACTGGATCGTCCCACGTCGGGGACGGTCTTTTTCGATGAGTTTGACATCTTTTCCCAGGGTGATATAGACTTAGCCCGGTATCGCAATCAGACGGTTGGATTTGTCTTTCAATTTGCGGCGCTGTTGCCGGAATTCACGGCGTTGGAGAACGTGATGATGCCGCTACTGATCGGCGGCATGACGCGAAGCGAGGCGGCGGTGAGAGCACGGGCGATGCTGGAGAGCGTGGGACTTGGGGAGCGAGCGGCTCACCGACCGGCGCAGCTCTCCGGGGGCGAGCAGCAACGGGTGGCTCTGGCCCGCGCCCTGGTGCATCAGCCGCGCCTGCTTCTGGCCGATGAGCCCACAGGGAACCTCGACAGCCGAACTGGTGAAAGCGTCTTTCTCGTCCTCAAGCAGTTGCATCGGCAGCGGGGATTGACCTCGGTGATCGTCACCCACAATGAACGTTTGGCGTCGGGGTGTGATCGCGTGCTACACTTAAGCGACGGACAGATCAGGAGGGAGTGA
- a CDS encoding ABC transporter permease: MTERTQTGTSWRDLLRPSPLEMMIALRYLTARRKQAVIAVISLIAIIGIAAGVAVLIIALALVNGFDQDIQSKLLAGTAHLNLLRKDGQGMENYPQLIEKVRRVPGVRAAAPTSYHNVFISGYGSAMGLILKGVDVTAPREANEVWHTLVEGRVEDVSASDGQVPGIILGKTVAKELGVKVGDILTVISPEGRLTPLGLSPRMGRLRIVGLFHSGLYEYDSSWGYVSFDTLREVIGIEHPVTVIQMKVEDIYAVKEIARRVLDAVGADYTTTDWQELNQPVFAALQIQRLVVVVILTLMVLIAALNIITTLVMMVVEKTKDISILMAMGARPVTIQRIFMLQGVLLGVIGTALGLVLGVAASSLADRYHVIRLPETIFSISYAPFKLRLSDAVLVSIIAIGISLVATIYPARSAARLNPVEGLRYE; encoded by the coding sequence ATGACAGAACGAACGCAGACAGGCACGTCGTGGCGAGACCTTTTGCGCCCGAGTCCCCTGGAGATGATGATTGCCCTGCGCTATCTCACGGCCCGGCGCAAGCAGGCGGTAATTGCGGTGATCAGCCTCATTGCCATCATCGGGATCGCGGCGGGGGTAGCTGTGCTGATCATTGCTCTGGCCCTGGTCAACGGATTCGATCAGGATATTCAAAGCAAGCTGCTGGCCGGGACCGCCCACCTCAATCTCCTGCGCAAGGATGGGCAGGGGATGGAGAATTACCCTCAGCTCATCGAGAAAGTTCGTCGCGTCCCCGGTGTACGGGCGGCGGCCCCGACGAGCTATCACAACGTTTTCATCTCCGGATACGGGAGCGCGATGGGGTTGATCCTCAAAGGAGTGGATGTGACAGCCCCTCGAGAAGCCAACGAGGTCTGGCATACGCTCGTCGAGGGACGCGTGGAAGACGTGAGCGCCTCAGACGGGCAGGTGCCCGGCATCATCCTGGGCAAAACGGTGGCCAAGGAACTGGGCGTGAAAGTGGGGGACATCCTGACGGTCATCTCTCCCGAAGGACGATTGACGCCGCTGGGACTGTCGCCCCGGATGGGACGGTTGCGGATCGTCGGACTGTTTCACTCCGGCCTGTACGAATACGATTCGTCGTGGGGATATGTCTCCTTCGACACGCTCCGGGAAGTGATCGGAATCGAGCATCCGGTCACCGTCATCCAGATGAAGGTCGAAGACATCTATGCCGTGAAAGAGATCGCCCGACGAGTCCTCGATGCCGTCGGCGCCGATTACACCACGACGGATTGGCAGGAATTGAATCAACCCGTTTTCGCCGCGTTGCAGATTCAGCGGCTGGTGGTGGTGGTCATCCTGACGCTCATGGTGTTGATTGCGGCTCTGAACATCATCACGACCCTGGTGATGATGGTGGTGGAGAAGACCAAGGATATTTCCATCCTCATGGCGATGGGGGCACGACCGGTGACCATTCAACGGATTTTCATGCTACAGGGAGTATTGCTGGGCGTGATCGGGACGGCTCTGGGGCTGGTGCTGGGGGTGGCGGCCAGTTCCCTGGCCGATCGCTATCACGTGATTCGTTTGCCGGAGACGATCTTTTCCATCTCCTACGCGCCGTTCAAGCTGCGGTTGAGCGATGCCGTGCTCGTCTCGATCATTGCCATCGGGATCAGTCTGGTGGCCACGATTTATCCGGCGCGATCGGCGGCGCGGCTCAATCCGGTCGAGGGGTTGAGGTATGAGTGA